One Cellulomonas sp. NS3 genomic region harbors:
- a CDS encoding bifunctional folylpolyglutamate synthase/dihydrofolate synthase — MSAAKRGSGPSGYSGEPGGAEHLRREAEAAARSAADEVYAAILERAPENDIEPSLDRVREVCELLGDPQHAFRTVHITGTNGKTSTARMVERLLREHGLRTGRFTSPHLTRVTERITVDGEPISDQRFVEVWQDVAPYVHLVDTRSLERGGPRLSFFEVFTVMAFAAFADAPVEVAVIEVGLGGTWDATNVVDGEVAVITTVARDHERYLGDTLVEIASEKSGIIKDGATAVLAAQDEDVEGVLLQAAAERGARVLREGVDIEVVDRQVAVGGQLLALRGTGAVYQDVFLPLYGEHQAHNALLALVAVESLLTGGAALSGEVVEAAFADMSSPGRLEVVRTSPTILVDAAHNPAGVAALVSAVEEAFEFTRLVGVVGVMADKDPEGILAGLEPLLAEVVVTRAASSRALEVPDLAEVAVDVFGEDRVHVAERLDEAIALASNRAESEAQYGAGVLITGSVVLVAQARTLLGRD; from the coding sequence ATGAGCGCGGCGAAGCGGGGCAGCGGGCCGTCGGGGTACTCCGGCGAGCCGGGTGGCGCGGAGCACCTGCGCCGCGAGGCCGAGGCCGCCGCGCGCTCGGCGGCCGACGAGGTGTACGCCGCGATCCTCGAGCGCGCACCCGAGAACGACATCGAGCCGTCGCTCGACCGCGTGCGCGAGGTCTGCGAGCTGCTGGGCGACCCGCAGCACGCGTTCCGCACGGTCCACATCACCGGCACCAACGGCAAGACGTCGACCGCGCGCATGGTCGAGCGGCTCCTGCGCGAGCACGGGCTGCGCACGGGCCGGTTCACGAGCCCGCACCTGACGCGCGTGACCGAGCGGATCACGGTCGACGGCGAGCCGATCAGCGACCAGCGCTTCGTCGAGGTGTGGCAGGACGTCGCGCCGTACGTGCACCTGGTCGACACCCGCTCGCTCGAGCGCGGCGGACCGCGGCTGAGCTTCTTCGAGGTGTTCACCGTGATGGCGTTCGCGGCGTTCGCCGACGCGCCGGTCGAGGTCGCCGTGATCGAGGTCGGGCTCGGCGGCACGTGGGACGCGACGAACGTCGTCGACGGCGAGGTCGCGGTGATCACGACCGTCGCGCGGGACCACGAGCGCTACCTCGGCGACACGCTCGTCGAGATCGCGAGCGAGAAGTCCGGGATCATCAAGGACGGCGCCACCGCGGTGCTCGCGGCGCAGGACGAGGACGTCGAGGGCGTGCTGCTCCAGGCGGCGGCCGAGCGCGGCGCCCGGGTGCTGCGCGAGGGGGTCGACATCGAGGTCGTCGACCGCCAGGTCGCGGTCGGCGGGCAGCTCCTCGCGCTGCGGGGCACCGGGGCGGTCTACCAGGACGTGTTCCTGCCGCTGTACGGCGAGCACCAGGCGCACAACGCGCTGCTCGCGCTCGTCGCGGTCGAGAGCCTGCTCACGGGCGGCGCGGCGCTCAGCGGCGAGGTCGTCGAGGCGGCCTTCGCGGACATGTCGTCCCCGGGCCGGCTCGAGGTCGTCCGGACGAGCCCGACGATCCTGGTGGACGCGGCGCACAACCCCGCGGGCGTCGCGGCGCTCGTGTCGGCGGTCGAGGAGGCCTTCGAGTTCACGCGGCTCGTCGGCGTCGTCGGCGTCATGGCGGACAAGGACCCCGAGGGCATCCTCGCGGGCCTCGAGCCGCTGCTCGCGGAGGTCGTCGTGACCCGCGCCGCGTCGTCGCGGGCCCTCGAGGTGCCGGACCTCGCCGAGGTCGCGGTCGACGTGTTCGGCGAGGACCGCGTGCACGTCGCCGAGCGGCTCGACGAGGCGATCGCACTCGCGTCGAACCGGGCCGAGAGCGAGGCGCAGTACGGCGCGGGCGTCCTGATCACGGGGTCGGTCGTGCTCGTCGCCCAGGCACGGACGCTGCTCGGCCGCGACTGA
- the dhaK gene encoding dihydroxyacetone kinase subunit DhaK translates to MKKLINDPQNVVTESVQGFGLAHADLVAVRTDPLLVARAGGAVPGKVGLVSGGGSGHEPLHAGFVGHGMLDAAVPGAMFTSPTPDQIAPAFTAADGGAGVLAIVKNYTGDVLNFETAVELAEADDLVVRTVLVNDDVAVEDSLYTAGRRGVAGTVAVEKIAGAAAERGDDLDAVTAVAERVVANVRTMGVALTACTVPHAGRPSFDLPEDEVEIGIGIHGEPGRHRIPLASADAITEMLVTAVADDLALADGERVLLLVNGMGGTPASELYVVYGQARRLLEARGVEVSRSLVGSYVTSLEMQGASVTVLRLDDELTALWDAPVHTAALRW, encoded by the coding sequence GTGAAGAAGCTCATCAACGACCCGCAGAACGTCGTCACGGAGTCCGTGCAGGGCTTCGGGCTCGCGCACGCCGACCTCGTCGCGGTGCGCACCGACCCGCTGCTCGTGGCCCGCGCGGGCGGGGCCGTGCCGGGCAAGGTCGGGCTCGTGAGCGGCGGCGGCAGCGGGCACGAGCCGCTGCACGCGGGCTTCGTCGGCCACGGCATGCTCGACGCGGCCGTGCCGGGGGCGATGTTCACCTCGCCGACCCCTGACCAGATCGCGCCCGCGTTCACCGCCGCCGACGGGGGTGCCGGGGTCCTCGCGATCGTCAAGAACTACACGGGCGACGTCCTCAACTTCGAGACCGCGGTCGAGCTCGCCGAGGCGGACGACCTCGTGGTCCGCACGGTCCTCGTCAACGACGACGTCGCGGTCGAGGACTCGCTGTACACCGCGGGGCGCCGCGGGGTCGCGGGAACCGTCGCGGTCGAGAAGATCGCCGGCGCCGCGGCCGAGCGCGGCGACGACCTGGACGCCGTGACGGCCGTCGCCGAGCGCGTCGTGGCGAACGTGCGGACCATGGGCGTCGCGCTGACCGCGTGCACCGTGCCGCACGCCGGCCGGCCGAGCTTCGACCTGCCCGAGGACGAGGTCGAGATCGGCATCGGCATCCACGGCGAGCCGGGCCGGCACCGGATCCCGCTCGCGAGCGCCGACGCGATCACCGAGATGCTCGTGACCGCGGTGGCGGACGACCTCGCGCTGGCCGACGGCGAGCGGGTGCTGCTCCTGGTCAACGGCATGGGGGGCACCCCTGCCTCGGAGCTGTACGTCGTCTATGGTCAGGCACGCAGGTTGCTCGAGGCGCGGGGGGTCGAGGTGTCCCGGTCGCTCGTCGGCAGCTACGTGACATCACTGGAGATGCAGGGCGCCTCGGTGACCGTTCTCCGGCTGGACGACGAGCTGACCGCCCTGTGGGACGCACCGGTGCACACCGCCGCTCTCCGGTGGTGA
- the dhaL gene encoding dihydroxyacetone kinase subunit DhaL, producing MTVDVAWATAWVRTSAAAVLEHRDELVELDRQIGDGDHGENLARGFSAVLARLDALDGPPAEIGEVLRLVATTLMSSVGGAAGPLYGTAYLRAAKITGAPTLDSAGVVAMLEAALEGIVVRGKASPGEKTMVDAWTPAVEAAVAAAHAGAGPAEVLAAAADAAERGSDATVPLVATKGRASYLGERSAGHRDPGATSSALILRAAAQAASSGAGAPGGAGEGGAA from the coding sequence ATGACGGTGGACGTGGCGTGGGCGACGGCGTGGGTCCGCACGTCGGCGGCGGCGGTGCTCGAGCACCGCGACGAGCTCGTGGAGCTCGACCGGCAGATCGGCGACGGGGACCACGGCGAGAACCTCGCGCGTGGCTTCAGCGCGGTCCTGGCCCGGCTCGACGCCCTCGACGGGCCGCCCGCCGAGATCGGCGAGGTGCTCAGGCTCGTCGCGACGACCCTCATGTCGAGCGTCGGCGGCGCCGCCGGTCCGCTCTACGGCACCGCGTACCTGCGTGCCGCGAAGATCACGGGCGCGCCGACCCTCGACAGCGCGGGCGTGGTCGCGATGCTCGAGGCCGCGCTCGAGGGCATCGTCGTGCGGGGCAAGGCGTCGCCCGGCGAGAAGACCATGGTCGACGCGTGGACCCCGGCGGTCGAGGCGGCCGTCGCGGCGGCGCACGCGGGCGCCGGGCCGGCCGAGGTCCTCGCCGCGGCCGCGGACGCCGCCGAGCGCGGGTCGGACGCGACCGTGCCGCTCGTCGCGACGAAGGGCCGCGCGAGCTACCTCGGTGAGCGGTCCGCAGGCCACCGCGACCCGGGTGCGACGTCGAGCGCGCTGATCCTGCGGGCGGCCGCGCAGGCGGCGTCGAGCGGGGCGGGCGCGCCCGGCGGCGCCGGGGAGGGTGGCGCGGCGTGA